The stretch of DNA agtcaTAGATCGGCGAGAGAAGATGAGGATGACACGGAAGATTACAGAGAACAACTTACATCGTACTCTGCGCATTGTATTCGTCAGTATTTTAGTTTCActtgttccttttttttcttttcaataataataaatgaaaaatcggGAAATGTTCTCCAGGCAATGATTCTTTcgttttcctctttcttttttttgccaCAATCGCTATATTGTATTCTGATGATACATAGTCACGCGCGTTCTCACACACTTCGTAGTGCTCTAGTGCTAGTCCCCTGCAATTCGTCGTGATTATCTATTAAATGAAATGAtaaggaaaaagagagagtaGTCGTCGCTGGGTATGAAACATTTGTTCGACGACGATTTTTCATTGTCCGTTTTGCGATCATCACGGAATTTTAAAGAGGCGAGAGCGCTGTTTTTGGCGCTTTGCGGTTTTCTAGTCTGCGAATGGTGGAATGAATTCATGTTTTTTCATTCTCTTTTTTACCACGTGAGAGGCCAAGAATATTTGCGCGACGGATATTACACGCACTACACACGCGCGAGCAAAAGCGCTACGACATATTATAGAGACAGTGTACTACCAGCCGACTTGACAACAAGATGTACGATGAAAATACAAGTAATGagacacaaaaataaaaagacataCACATTATGTATAACGTTCTGTCTTTTTCTCCTGATatcttgtaatttattaattgtatagaCAGCTAATTCATCGTAAAAGAACAAGCTCTGCGAGGAAAATTACGCAGGTTCTTGCAATGGCAATATTAATCACTGTGAAGTTGATCtctgtgtaataaaaatcactttttCGCTCTAATAATCTTGCGAATATATAGAactacttatttattttatattactggcAAAATTAAGGAATTTTAGATAGAAAGaggcatatatatatataacagattttatttgcagtgtctacaatttataatgtgtaaaatttatgcagtaataaaataagtggTGCAAAATTTGAGAGATTACAATGAtacgatatacatatatatatacataaaacgattataaaaatatgtataattattatcgtacaTAATTCTGAATGGTATCTCAGTATTGTACATTTTACTTTACAAAGTTGGAAAACTTGATACAATTTATGCaaactgaaattttatttgagaaatgaATGGAGTTACTTTTCCATcgtaacaatttatatttttatctttatagattcttaatatgtgtgtgtatgcgtgttGACCACTTAAATACAAaggaaaaaaacataaattatatataagtaaatatttaaatgagtAATTGCTTAGAAAGTAGAGAGCTTTTAGACATCGAATTCTCGGCAACGAACGTAAATTCGATTACATCGAAGATAAATTCAAAGATAAGTATGTTTAcgtattttcttaaaaatagtaattttttgtataataactcgaaaataaaaaatagtcaCAGCTCATCTTACATCTCacaataaagattttattttaagtgtATATTTGTGATGTTTCGTTTATGTTCATATCACATTTTACCGGGTTTTTTACTCTGATCTCTTACTCTTgatgtatcatatatataattatatatatataaagctttGACGGATACAATAGGCAAatcgtattttctttttttaacaattattcaaaaattcgTTGAGTTCTGCTCGAAGAACATAAAATCCTGAAACATCGAAGAGGATTAGCTGTATGTTATATTGACATTTAGACTTCAAATTAAtcgtttatattaatatacactttactttcgaaatttcttttttgtaacttttttgcaatatttacgtgcaatatttacgtgcaatatttctctttcgtgatttatattttttctctttctaattcaatgatattttgttttagtGGCAATACTCACTATTAGAAGACATGCACCCAGTAACACGGCCTTGATTTTCACGTCGAGATCGCGTGGGAAGTTAATGCCGAACTTATCGGAAACAGTGAAGAACTCCCGAGTGAATCCACTCCACTGCTTTTGGATAATGCCAACACGATGCTTCTCGTCCATGGAAGTGATctgaaagtttaataattaacaagtgaTTCTCTAAGTGATTCTAAAGCTCTTTCATGCACCAGTAGACATTCACTAGTAAAATACTCGCCAAGTTTGGCAGATATCGTTTATTATTGAATCTTGCAACTCGGTTTCaagaattctaaaattttcaaacttaaTGCAAAGACGAATTCGAAGAAAATCTgttcgaaaaaaattgatagaattatataaagttatgcgttatatatttatattatattgctatcaataattattattttttattaatagaaataaggattaaaacttaaacatttttcatcaGATTATAAGATGTTAAAAGGCacgaattttaaaatattaccttAAATACTACTTCAATACAAAAACGAATGAGCGGTCCCTTTATCTTTAATACTGGTTGGCCGGATGCGTCACGAATGTTGAATATTGGTCGCCAAAGACTCCATTCTTGAGTAATACTGCCCAACAGAGTATTTCCGGAATAGACTTCTAAGACCTATAAAAggtaatgttatttatttacggattaaaaactaattataaaaaattatttatttttttattaatcacttgagtaattaaaatataatttgttaataatttaaagtttatttgaagttcttgcataaaaattgtaatgtaGACATattcaatcaaaattaatcaaaagttGCTAGACAAATTCGAATAGTAACAAGTTTTGCgattatctaataattattaaagatactattaatgtttaataccGATATGTCGTCCAGGCATTTTTTACccgtaaataaattattttccgcaaTGGACGTTGAATGAAGAATCAACGTTGTTTCTCTTCATAGCGTATTGATCGGATCTTTCGACGACGCGAGCAAACTTTCGTCAAAGGTAAACCTGACAGATGGTCAGCACGTGTGAAGAAACTTTGGCAGACAAGATACAGAACAGGCCAGTGATTCTCATCTTACACTATAAGATCTCATTGTtaaacttatataattattttttatatcatcttAATACTGATCAAAATTAAACGtctaattttaaagttttctcAGAAAATGTACAagattgaaaagttttttctgATCTCTGAACCCCTGTAAGAAATGGGGATAATAGACATGATCGACAAAATCTCAAGGCGGAAACTACCTGCAGGTAACAAGGGCAGCAGCAGCTGTCGAATCTAAAAGGCCGAACCATACGAAGAATCTCTTGTTGGTTTCGGTCATAGACGCTGAATTCGCAGGAGCGGTATTTGCCCAAGCACAATCGCGAGCAGATATCCGATTCCTCGGCCACATAGTATACCATCTCTCCTCTGTTGTCCGTGACAGCATATTTGTTTTTAGTCTCCCACCCGGTAAAAGCTGCAAAAATACAACAAAGCATtgttaaaaaggaaaaatgtaCGATACGGTAATTCtccataaatatatttttttaaatatatcaaatataacatTACGCAACAATTGTATATCAAATagcgtataattattttgtatcattCAAGTAATTCAAGTATTTCTCTATATTAATtacgatttttaattgcagagctatatgtatttatcacagtacaaatatataaatggagACTGTGTCACAGATGTTGTTATCGCGCGAAGTAAACACGGCTCCGTTTAGTCGCGGGAAGTCATCGTAAATCACGTTCTCGAGAGTTTTGCGGACATCTTGAACACATACACACTCGTGCATGCTCTCGCAAAGAGAggagttatatttttatctctcggCAAAGCAGAGTGCTCACCTTGAAGCAACTCAATTTTCTGGTCCACGAAAAGGTAATCAAGGTTGATAAGGGATTCCAAGCCGGGTGGATATGTCGTACTCAGCGGCAGCCAACCACCTGAAAATTCGTAACGTTAtaaagtttgaattttttacatctaaagaatgtaaatattcatattgtcctaacaaaaaattaattacaacagTTTGATGAGTTAAAGAGTTTAAATATCAGCGATGTCGTCAGATAAATTCatagtttatattaataaagttaatcgtttttaattaatgttaaagcGATAGGCGCGTAATAAATCGAGGAGTACGCGTTTGCAAGAAAGATCCTGCAccttttttcttcctctgtGAGAAATCTGGTGTAGCCCTTTTTCTTCGGATTGCAATATCGTGCCGCATTTCGGAAGAAAGTTCTTACGTGTCTGCGGATCTGTTCTAACTTTAGTTTCCACGTAGTTTCAAAGTACTCAGATTCCATCGTGCGTGGACGCATCGTATCTCGATACGGTTTACAGAccgtatttttatattacacaacACTGTTATCAATATCAAGTCTAAAAttatctatctttattatcgaAATTTGTGTTTAATCGATTGCGTTTAATCTCCGTTCTCGGAGATCTCAGTTATCGTTATCGTAACTTTAGAACAcatgttgttaaaaattgttatttataataatttagtgtgaaataatattatctatttaaaactCGCTGATTCAGTTTCAACCATAAATTCAGAGGTATTTGTTTGAAATTCCcacttttattatatgctcTCAATTAATATTGCGAGCATAATTTTCCTTTACAAAATTTAGCGAATTATGTGGAGCGGTAAACtgaacattaataaattatctgtTTAACGATTTCTCGTAATTATCTGTTTGATTAGAGATTTGatgaacaataattaattaaattatttatttgatgaataataattaaataaatttcactagtaattatttgtttaatcagCGATTCAGTCAGCTCATtaagttttgaaatttgtaattaaaattttcaccaTTGTTAATGTTTCTTTCTCAGCTCTTATCACTTTtcaaattcttatttaatatttttttatcattaaggTTCCTTTCTCAACTCAGTTCTAGCCACTTTTCGAAATTCTGATCACTGTTATTTACTATCCTTATTCGTGACTATTAAGCTCACGAAAACAAACGTTGATTTGAGGTCCGAGACGTCTTCGAGCAATATCACGAGTCATCACAATTATTCCATAGCATCCTCCATCCACGCCAAGGCAAGGCagattaaatgttatttatatttttccccTCATTCACtccaatacaaatattttcatttttcctcGTTTATCGTCCACGAGATAAATACGAAAAACAGCTCATAATCGAAGCGATGATACATTTTTCCAAATATCTCTCTAGTCCATGCTCTCCCACTCAAGAACTTTTATAATCACATTAATTGTTAaccgtattttattttatcacagaTTTCACAACTAAAGAGATACGAGACAAGCAACACACTGGTGGAATCGGATAATTACACTGCGCGATATCAGCTTCTCAGAACATTTCACATTCTACAAACGCGACGATATTATCTCGTTATCGTAAATCTTAAGGATGGAGAAACAACGATACACGATTCAGTTTCGGCTAAAAGTCGCAAGACTCGACGTCGTTATATAGACGTGAATGATAACGGCGAACAGCGACCGCTGAATAGATGATACGTGGGCATCAACGGTTATTATCTACTTTATACTGATCGTTCGTGGCAAACGGTAACCCACAACTATCATGGGACACGCAGGTTTGTAAGTTATCCTTCTGCAAAGGTCGTATAATGAAAACACGATAGTATGGTATTGAATTCGAATTTCCTGCGATGTGCCACTTTTATTACACACGATAGCAGCAATATCTAGATTATAATTGCCGGTAAAGAACGTAGATGTAGTAATTAAACAGTGGtacacgtgtgtgtgtgtgacacgtaattgtaaaatagataGCACATTTAAAACACTCAACAATATATTGAGCAATCGTACGCGTTTTATAAcgtgtaatgaaaaatatatattaaattatatttcaaataataattaaatataatttttagagtTATCATCTGTATAAACTCACACATGTATCGAATGACATCTGTTTACAAAACGATATTGTATTCATGCAGAAAA from Linepithema humile isolate Giens D197 chromosome 2, Lhum_UNIL_v1.0, whole genome shotgun sequence encodes:
- the LOC105667739 gene encoding phospholipid scramblase 1 isoform X1 yields the protein MCAQKYPGLYPTPPEPGMQPMVATAPPQPNQTILPPGGWLPLSTTYPPGLESLINLDYLFVDQKIELLQAFTGWETKNKYAVTDNRGEMVYYVAEESDICSRLCLGKYRSCEFSVYDRNQQEILRMVRPFRFDSCCCPCYLQVLEVYSGNTLLGSITQEWSLWRPIFNIRDASGQPVLKIKGPLIRFCIEVVFKITSMDEKHRVGIIQKQWSGFTREFFTVSDKFGINFPRDLDVKIKAVLLGACLLIDFMFFEQNSTNF
- the LOC105667739 gene encoding phospholipid scramblase 1 isoform X2 yields the protein MRHDIAIRRKRATPDFSQRKKKGGWLPLSTTYPPGLESLINLDYLFVDQKIELLQAFTGWETKNKYAVTDNRGEMVYYVAEESDICSRLCLGKYRSCEFSVYDRNQQEILRMVRPFRFDSCCCPCYLQVLEVYSGNTLLGSITQEWSLWRPIFNIRDASGQPVLKIKGPLIRFCIEVVFKITSMDEKHRVGIIQKQWSGFTREFFTVSDKFGINFPRDLDVKIKAVLLGACLLIDFMFFEQNSTNF
- the LOC105667739 gene encoding phospholipid scramblase family member 5 isoform X3, translating into MCAQKYPGLYPTPPEPGMQPMVATAPPQPNQTILPPGGWLPLSTTYPPGLESLINLDYLFVDQKIELLQAFTGWETKNKYAVTDNRGEMVYYVAEESDICSRLCLGKYRSCEFSVYDRNQQEILRMVRPFRFDSCCCPCYLQVLEVYSGNTLLGSITQEWSLWRPIFNIRDASGQPVLKIKGPLIRFCIEVVFKIFFEFVFALSLKILEFLKPSCKIQ